The Thermostichus vulcanus str. 'Rupite' genome has a segment encoding these proteins:
- a CDS encoding PAS domain S-box protein, translating to MDLSPSASGSPIEPELFYVLGSDGCLGQLGAAWQSCLGYELSELRGRPCLHFLHPDDQLNWQSWLEKNRQGETLLSLTLRFRHRQGSYQPLDWKGSWDPQAEVWIGSARPISTSPSPGDIGIPPEPASSTQQRYLATLVEVQQRLLHLKSTSRQQIYNMVLEPLATACGASRVYVFENHRDPENPDKLRVSQKAEWCQAGIPPQIDNPLLQNLPYDAFAPHWLPRLAAGEPISGLVSELGEAERHHLEPQGILSILLLPLFVEDQFFGLIGFDHCEQPYRWSEAEIHLLRAAATSLTLTLERQQAESRLSHSQRQWEAERQETTTALQESQNLFRVMFRQAAIGIGVADTQGRLIAHNEAYVSMLGYTSEELNQLTFMDFTHLDDLEKDITLNQELLEGKRDSFRIEKRYVRKGGDPLWVDITVSLVRDATGKPQFTFSMVQDIHERKRAEQELQLLQSLTQAISEAVDFPSALQVMLRQVCVLTGWDLGEAWIPQGEYLVRGAAWYNRVETLLLFHRGSAAYRFRLGEGLPGQMWLDRRSVWHEDVTQLSGTQFRRGQLAQQAGLRACFGVPILADEAVVAVLVFYLVRARPQEQRLVNLVKAAAAQLGSIMQRKQAEEALRQAEENYRSIYENALEGIFQTTPAGNYLSANPALARIYGYDSPEELIRELTDIEHRLYVDPQRRQTFVQQLETVGSIGRFESQVYRKDGSIIWISENARAVRDPQGQILYYEGFVEDITERKKVEQALRESEIRYRSLFENTPIGVYRTTPEGQTILANPAIIRMMNCSSYEEMMAWNLEEESHYPADFSRADFKRQLESAGEIRGLEIEYFRRDGSRITVRENARVVRDEAGQVLYYEGTFEDITERKKAEQELQRSLSLLQATLDSTADGILAFDLKGQVLSYNQRFLDLWGLTYAELMRLSPSQRLRRMARRARQPLRFLRRIRSHLRLQQEGYDLVELKDGRVFECYSKPRQLGETAANPTQISGCVWSHRDITERKKVERLKNEFVSTVSHELRTPLTSIRGALGLISGGVSGQLPPQVQSLVDIAYKNSERLVMLINDILDIEKIESGKMHFDIHPVDLMALLQQAIEANRAYAAQFAVDLRLEPEVLSTTGIPLTAIQVNVDPNRLMQVMNNLLSNAAKFSPPGQTVRVWAEHVQEGIRVYVRDRGPGIPEEFRSRIFQKFAQADSSDTRQKGGTGLGLSISKAIVERFGGTIGFQSNPIQETGEPGQQGTTFYFTLPQWQPFLAPVTEEPADGAAILICEDDPDIAMLLELILQQGGFQTDIAPTAAAAKSRLQERHYAAMTLDLSLPDQDGLSLVEDLRQMQGLGNLPIVVVSATAEQRRQAEWLRCSSEVNKDSAPLADSPCNKLPPARKAAHRATSEALSVMAEYPAKLIAWLNKPIDQEQLVAAVQQAAGQHERPRPQILHVEDDPDILQVVAQILQNTAELAHAHSLEEARQLLQTRQFQLVILDLYLPDGSGLELLPLLRSVSTTPVVVFSAQDIGPDNLEDGIQATLVKARTSNQEFLSTIRALVGRETSRRPTYPIGHSPNGGG from the coding sequence ATGGATTTGTCCCCCTCTGCATCGGGATCCCCAATTGAACCGGAGCTGTTTTACGTGCTGGGATCCGATGGATGTCTGGGACAACTGGGCGCTGCATGGCAGTCTTGCTTGGGATATGAGCTGTCTGAATTGAGGGGCCGGCCCTGTCTTCATTTTCTGCATCCCGACGACCAACTGAACTGGCAATCTTGGCTAGAGAAAAACCGCCAGGGAGAAACGCTGCTCTCCCTAACCCTTCGCTTTCGGCACCGACAGGGATCCTATCAACCGCTCGACTGGAAGGGATCTTGGGATCCCCAAGCAGAAGTCTGGATCGGCTCTGCCCGCCCCATTTCCACCTCCCCTTCTCCTGGTGACATCGGGATCCCGCCGGAACCAGCCTCCTCCACTCAGCAGCGGTATCTGGCCACCCTAGTGGAGGTGCAACAGCGACTACTCCATCTCAAAAGCACCAGCCGCCAGCAGATCTACAACATGGTGCTCGAACCCTTGGCCACAGCCTGTGGAGCCAGCCGTGTTTACGTCTTTGAAAATCACCGGGATCCGGAGAATCCCGATAAGTTGCGGGTTAGCCAAAAAGCCGAATGGTGCCAAGCGGGGATCCCACCCCAAATCGACAATCCCCTGCTGCAAAACCTGCCCTACGATGCTTTTGCACCCCATTGGCTACCCAGGCTGGCCGCTGGCGAGCCGATCTCTGGATTGGTCAGTGAACTGGGAGAAGCAGAACGCCACCACCTCGAACCGCAAGGGATCCTCTCCATCTTGCTTTTGCCCTTGTTTGTAGAAGACCAATTTTTTGGCCTGATTGGCTTTGATCATTGTGAACAGCCCTATCGGTGGTCAGAGGCTGAGATTCATCTGTTGCGAGCCGCCGCCACCTCTTTAACCTTGACGCTAGAACGGCAGCAGGCAGAGTCTCGACTTTCCCACAGTCAGCGGCAATGGGAGGCAGAACGACAGGAAACCACCACTGCTTTGCAAGAAAGTCAGAACCTGTTTCGGGTCATGTTTCGGCAGGCGGCCATTGGTATTGGAGTTGCCGATACTCAAGGTCGTCTGATTGCTCATAACGAAGCGTATGTCTCCATGTTGGGCTATACCTCGGAGGAGCTGAATCAACTCACCTTCATGGACTTCACCCATCTGGACGATCTCGAAAAAGATATCACCCTCAATCAAGAGTTGTTGGAGGGCAAACGGGATTCCTTTCGCATTGAAAAACGCTATGTCCGCAAAGGCGGGGATCCCCTCTGGGTGGATATCACGGTGTCTTTGGTGCGAGATGCAACCGGCAAGCCTCAGTTCACCTTCTCAATGGTGCAAGACATTCATGAGCGCAAACGGGCGGAACAAGAGCTGCAACTGCTGCAAAGCCTGACCCAAGCGATCAGCGAGGCGGTTGATTTTCCCTCTGCTCTACAGGTGATGTTGCGCCAGGTGTGCGTACTGACGGGTTGGGATTTGGGGGAGGCTTGGATCCCGCAGGGAGAGTACTTGGTGCGGGGGGCCGCTTGGTACAACCGAGTCGAAACCTTGCTGTTGTTTCATCGGGGCAGTGCCGCCTATCGTTTCCGCTTGGGAGAAGGACTACCCGGCCAAATGTGGTTGGATCGTCGCTCGGTTTGGCATGAAGATGTCACCCAGCTCTCTGGTACACAATTTCGACGTGGGCAACTGGCACAGCAGGCGGGGCTGAGGGCCTGTTTTGGCGTACCGATTCTGGCGGACGAAGCAGTGGTGGCGGTGTTGGTGTTTTATTTGGTGCGGGCCCGACCCCAAGAGCAACGCCTGGTCAATTTGGTCAAGGCTGCCGCCGCTCAGCTGGGATCCATCATGCAGCGCAAACAGGCAGAAGAAGCCCTGCGGCAAGCGGAAGAAAACTATCGCAGCATCTACGAAAACGCCCTGGAAGGGATCTTTCAAACCACCCCTGCCGGCAACTACCTCAGTGCCAACCCAGCTCTGGCCCGCATCTACGGCTACGACAGCCCGGAAGAATTAATCCGGGAGCTCACCGACATTGAACATCGCTTGTATGTGGATCCCCAGCGGCGGCAAACCTTTGTGCAGCAGCTAGAAACGGTCGGCAGCATCGGTCGCTTCGAATCCCAGGTTTACCGCAAAGATGGCAGCATCATCTGGATCTCCGAGAATGCCCGCGCCGTCCGGGATCCCCAGGGGCAGATTCTTTACTATGAAGGCTTTGTCGAAGACATCACCGAGCGCAAGAAAGTCGAACAAGCCCTGCGAGAAAGTGAAATTCGCTATCGGTCGTTGTTTGAAAATACCCCCATCGGCGTCTACCGTACCACCCCGGAGGGCCAAACCATCCTGGCCAACCCTGCCATCATTCGCATGATGAACTGCAGCTCCTACGAGGAGATGATGGCCTGGAACCTAGAGGAAGAAAGTCACTATCCAGCCGACTTTTCCCGAGCCGACTTCAAGCGCCAATTGGAAAGTGCTGGGGAGATTCGCGGTTTGGAAATCGAATATTTTCGCCGCGATGGCAGCCGCATTACCGTGCGAGAAAATGCCCGTGTGGTTCGAGATGAAGCCGGGCAAGTTCTCTATTATGAAGGCACATTTGAAGACATCACCGAACGCAAAAAGGCCGAACAGGAATTGCAACGATCCCTTTCGCTGCTGCAAGCCACTCTGGATTCCACCGCCGATGGTATCCTCGCCTTCGATTTGAAAGGACAGGTGCTCAGCTACAATCAGCGCTTTTTAGATCTCTGGGGCCTGACTTATGCCGAACTGATGCGACTCTCCCCCAGTCAACGCCTGCGCCGTATGGCCCGTCGCGCCCGTCAGCCGTTGCGGTTTTTGCGCCGTATCCGCTCCCATCTGCGCCTGCAACAGGAGGGATATGACCTGGTGGAGCTTAAAGATGGGCGGGTGTTTGAGTGTTATAGCAAGCCGCGCCAGTTGGGGGAAACGGCTGCCAACCCTACCCAGATTTCCGGGTGTGTGTGGAGCCACCGCGACATCACCGAACGGAAGAAAGTCGAACGGTTGAAAAACGAATTTGTCTCGACCGTCAGCCATGAATTGCGCACCCCCCTCACCTCGATTCGCGGTGCCTTGGGGTTGATCAGCGGTGGAGTCAGTGGGCAGCTCCCCCCCCAAGTTCAGTCTTTGGTGGACATTGCTTACAAAAACAGCGAACGGCTGGTGATGCTGATCAACGACATTCTCGATATCGAGAAGATCGAGTCCGGCAAAATGCATTTCGATATTCACCCCGTCGATCTGATGGCTCTGTTGCAGCAGGCGATTGAGGCCAACCGTGCCTATGCCGCCCAATTTGCAGTGGACTTGCGGCTAGAACCGGAAGTGCTCTCTACCACCGGGATCCCGCTGACGGCGATACAGGTGAATGTGGATCCAAATCGGTTGATGCAGGTGATGAACAATTTGCTCTCCAATGCGGCCAAGTTTTCTCCGCCCGGTCAAACCGTGCGGGTTTGGGCCGAACACGTTCAGGAAGGGATCCGGGTTTATGTGCGGGATCGGGGGCCAGGGATCCCGGAGGAGTTTCGCTCTCGGATCTTCCAAAAGTTTGCCCAGGCCGATTCTTCTGATACGCGACAGAAAGGGGGCACGGGCTTGGGCTTGAGCATCAGCAAAGCAATCGTGGAGCGGTTTGGTGGCACGATTGGTTTCCAGTCCAATCCAATTCAAGAGACAGGAGAACCCGGTCAGCAGGGCACCACTTTCTACTTCACCCTGCCCCAGTGGCAACCGTTTCTTGCCCCTGTAACCGAAGAACCTGCTGATGGGGCCGCCATTTTGATTTGCGAAGATGACCCGGATATTGCCATGTTGTTGGAGTTGATTTTGCAGCAGGGGGGGTTCCAAACCGATATTGCGCCTACTGCTGCCGCGGCCAAATCTCGCTTGCAAGAGCGACACTATGCCGCCATGACCTTGGATCTTTCCCTGCCGGATCAAGATGGCCTGTCTCTGGTGGAAGATCTGCGGCAAATGCAGGGGTTGGGCAACCTACCGATTGTGGTGGTGTCGGCGACAGCAGAGCAACGGCGGCAGGCGGAGTGGCTCAGATGCTCCTCCGAGGTCAACAAGGACTCCGCCCCGCTGGCGGATTCGCCCTGTAACAAGTTGCCGCCGGCCCGAAAGGCTGCCCACAGAGCCACGTCTGAGGCTCTTTCGGTGATGGCAGAGTACCCCGCCAAGCTGATCGCCTGGTTAAACAAACCAATTGACCAAGAGCAGCTGGTGGCGGCGGTACAGCAGGCAGCAGGCCAACATGAACGACCACGTCCCCAAATTTTGCATGTGGAGGATGATCCCGATATCTTGCAAGTGGTCGCGCAAATTTTGCAGAATACTGCTGAATTGGCTCATGCCCATTCCCTAGAGGAAGCTCGCCAGCTTTTGCAGACCCGACAGTTTCAATTGGTGATTTTGGATTTGTACTTGCCGGATGGCTCAGGGTTGGAACTGTTGCCGTTGTTGCGCTCGGTCAGCACGACTCCTGTCGTGGTCTTTTCTGCTCAAGATATTGGCCCCGACAACCTGGAGGACGGGATCCAGGCTACGCTGGTGAAAGCCCGTACCTCCAATCAAGAGTTCCTCAGTACCATCCGAGCTTTAGTGGGCAGAGAGACATCACGGCGCCCTACATACCCAATCGGGCACTCCCCCAACGGTGGAGGCTGA